In the genome of Pseudomonas bubulae, one region contains:
- a CDS encoding LexA family transcriptional regulator — MSFTSLGPIAEDGVRLPLCSFKVPAGFPSPAADHIEKEISLDELLGIRAPHVYLVRIDGDSMQGVGIFSGDLAVVDRAIEPGHGHVVVALLNNEPICKRLCLRGKSIVLQSENPKYPDRYVLEGDELTVWGVITYTVRSHGH, encoded by the coding sequence ATGAGCTTCACTTCCCTGGGTCCCATTGCTGAAGATGGCGTTCGCCTGCCACTTTGCTCTTTCAAAGTCCCCGCCGGGTTTCCGTCACCGGCGGCGGATCATATCGAGAAGGAAATTTCCCTCGATGAACTGCTCGGTATCCGTGCGCCCCATGTGTATCTGGTGCGCATCGACGGCGACAGCATGCAGGGTGTGGGGATTTTTTCAGGGGATCTGGCGGTGGTGGACCGTGCTATCGAGCCCGGGCATGGCCATGTGGTGGTGGCGCTGCTCAATAACGAGCCGATATGCAAACGCCTGTGCCTGCGTGGCAAGAGCATTGTGCTGCAATCCGAAAACCCGAAGTATCCGGACCGGTATGTACTCGAAGGTGATGAACTGACAGTCTGGGGCGTGATTACCTATACCGTGCGCAGCCATGGCCACTAA
- a CDS encoding efflux RND transporter periplasmic adaptor subunit, with protein MRFKWIVFVVGLVALSSFAFYGLFDRSDEVSHIVAPVTKIDMESLVLATGPIVATGLVDVGAQVNGQVKTIHVRLGDKVKKGQVLVEIDPELQENALSKAKASRDLVLAQQKAKEKARQRAERVFTRQQALYQADASAKRDLEQAEVELENARAEVFVLKSQIHLAQIEMDSAVANLGYTKIKAPADGEIIAIVTKEGQTIVSAQTSPTILIMGNMDRMTVKARISESDIVRVQEGQKVVFTVTGAPELSFESNILAVELLPESVVTDSKELSKPNATSNVPVYYNATFEVDNPDRLLKPLMTANVKITQESVGQVMAIPLAALGKKQSAGNLYEVRILTEQKEVIARSIAIGLRNNTHVQVKSGLELGDNVIIE; from the coding sequence ATGCGATTTAAATGGATTGTTTTTGTTGTCGGGCTGGTCGCATTATCTTCTTTTGCATTTTATGGGTTGTTTGATCGGTCTGATGAAGTGAGCCATATCGTTGCGCCAGTAACGAAAATCGACATGGAAAGTCTGGTTTTGGCAACAGGCCCGATAGTCGCAACGGGCTTGGTCGATGTCGGCGCGCAGGTTAATGGTCAAGTTAAAACAATCCATGTGCGACTGGGTGACAAGGTCAAAAAAGGCCAGGTATTAGTGGAGATTGATCCGGAGCTTCAGGAAAATGCCTTGAGCAAGGCGAAAGCCAGCCGCGATCTTGTACTGGCACAGCAAAAGGCCAAGGAAAAAGCGCGCCAGCGCGCAGAGAGGGTATTTACCCGCCAGCAAGCGCTGTACCAGGCAGATGCCAGCGCAAAAAGAGACCTTGAGCAAGCCGAAGTGGAGCTGGAAAATGCCCGGGCTGAAGTCTTCGTTCTAAAAAGCCAGATTCATTTGGCTCAAATCGAGATGGATAGCGCAGTGGCTAATCTCGGGTATACGAAAATCAAGGCGCCTGCCGATGGCGAAATCATCGCTATTGTGACTAAAGAGGGCCAGACAATTGTGTCCGCCCAGACATCACCGACCATTCTGATTATGGGCAATATGGACAGGATGACAGTCAAGGCCAGAATATCCGAGTCGGATATTGTACGAGTGCAGGAGGGGCAAAAGGTTGTTTTTACCGTGACCGGTGCACCGGAGCTGTCTTTCGAATCGAACATTCTTGCCGTTGAACTTCTGCCGGAGTCCGTCGTTACTGACAGCAAAGAACTCTCAAAGCCCAATGCAACGTCCAATGTTCCTGTTTACTACAATGCTACGTTTGAAGTTGATAACCCTGATCGTCTGCTCAAGCCTTTGATGACAGCCAACGTTAAAATCACTCAGGAAAGCGTTGGTCAGGTGATGGCAATTCCTTTGGCCGCTCTCGGAAAAAAGCAGTCTGCGGGCAATCTTTATGAAGTGCGTATATTGACGGAGCAGAAAGAAGTGATTGCAAGATCCATTGCGATCGGTCTGCGAAACAATACGCATGTGCAAGTTAAGTCGGGGCTTGAGCTAGGCGACAATGTCATTATCGAATAG
- the umuC gene encoding translesion error-prone DNA polymerase V subunit UmuC, with amino-acid sequence MATKPAPVFALIDCNSFYASCERVFRPDLAKVPIVVLSNNDGCVIARSYDAKPHVKMGEPYFQIKDRLEQLGIVAFSSNYALYGDMSERVMSLIEAMLPAVEVYSIDESFADLSGIVDATAMGRQLRSRILQCTGIPVGVGIAHTKTLAKLANHTAKRLQAHTGGVVNLCGDHERDWVLRNTAVSEVWGVGRRMTAHLEGMGIRTAMDLAKADPWSLRKKFSVVIEKTARELNGTSCLALDEPDPPKQEICCSRMFGKRLTELAPIKEAVATYMMRASEKLRAQKSYCQKVRVSIRTGMFNPDEAKYAKGVVVTLPYPTDDVRLLTRAAVDALEHVFQPGFRYSKAEVLLLDLRQPGEFSDDLFAVNQPAEASRVMAVLDAINGRWGRGTLRAASVPGKPDWGMRREMMSQSYTTRVDQLWQVSCR; translated from the coding sequence ATGGCCACTAAGCCTGCGCCGGTTTTTGCCCTGATCGATTGCAACAGTTTTTACGCCAGCTGTGAGCGTGTGTTCAGGCCCGACCTGGCCAAGGTGCCCATTGTGGTGCTGAGCAACAACGACGGCTGCGTGATCGCCCGCAGTTATGACGCCAAGCCTCACGTGAAAATGGGCGAGCCGTATTTCCAGATCAAGGATCGGCTCGAGCAACTGGGGATTGTGGCGTTCTCGTCCAACTATGCGTTGTATGGCGACATGAGCGAGCGTGTCATGAGCCTGATCGAGGCGATGTTACCGGCTGTCGAGGTCTACAGCATCGACGAGTCCTTTGCCGACCTGAGCGGTATCGTTGACGCCACCGCCATGGGCCGTCAGTTGCGCAGTCGCATCCTGCAATGCACGGGCATTCCGGTGGGGGTCGGTATCGCGCATACCAAGACCCTGGCCAAGCTGGCGAATCACACCGCCAAGCGCTTGCAGGCCCACACGGGGGGCGTGGTGAACCTGTGTGGCGACCATGAACGTGACTGGGTACTGCGCAATACCGCGGTGTCGGAGGTCTGGGGCGTTGGCCGACGCATGACCGCGCATCTTGAAGGTATGGGGATTCGCACAGCGATGGACCTGGCCAAAGCGGACCCGTGGTCGCTGCGCAAAAAATTCAGCGTGGTGATCGAAAAAACGGCCCGTGAATTGAACGGTACATCCTGCCTGGCCCTGGACGAGCCCGACCCGCCCAAGCAGGAGATCTGCTGCAGCCGCATGTTTGGCAAGCGCCTGACCGAGCTGGCACCGATCAAGGAGGCCGTAGCCACCTATATGATGCGTGCCTCGGAAAAACTCAGGGCACAAAAGTCATACTGCCAAAAAGTCCGGGTCAGCATTCGTACCGGCATGTTCAACCCGGACGAGGCGAAGTACGCCAAGGGCGTGGTGGTGACCTTGCCCTATCCTACCGATGATGTGCGGTTACTCACCAGAGCAGCGGTGGATGCTCTGGAGCATGTGTTTCAGCCCGGCTTCAGATACAGCAAGGCCGAAGTGTTGTTGCTCGACCTGCGCCAGCCGGGGGAGTTTTCCGACGATCTGTTTGCCGTCAATCAACCGGCAGAAGCTTCACGGGTGATGGCGGTACTGGATGCCATCAATGGCCGCTGGGGCAGGGGCACGTTACGGGCCGCCAGCGTGCCGGGCAAACCCGACTGGGGGATGCGCCGGGAGATGATGAGCCAGAGTTATACGACGCGGGTGGATCAGCTTTGGCAGGTTTCGTGCCGATAA